The genomic DNA TGGTTGCTTGCATGGTAGGACTAGTTTGGTCTAGGACCTGATTTGCCTTGTCgactaccatgacttggttgcttgtCGGTCCCTCCGGACTTGTTATATTTGCTTTTGGTTCGGGACTTGATTCAATAAGATGTACTTCTTTTGTTATTTCTTCTCTTGGGCGAGGTCGGTGCTTCTTCATGCTTTGTTGCTTGTGATGGACTGTTGCCTTCCTTTTGTTGTCATGGTGGGTTTCTGCCATGACTAACCCCAAGCTATAGCATGTTTCAGCAATTCCATAATCTCCTTTTATTTCCCCGACTCCTGTCGGGGTTGGGAACTTGATTTTGAGATGAGAGATTGAAGTTATCGTTTGCATCATTGTTAGAGCTGACCTACCAATGATTCCATTATATGACGAAGGAGTGTTGATGACATAAAACTTTTTGACATGAGTCACTTTGTTAGGAGCAATTCCGAAAATGACCGGTAGATACAAAGTTCCCTGGATTGGGACTAAGTTGTGTCCGAACCCATAGAGTGGATCCTCCCGGCAATCATTTGAGCGGACGCTCCCTAACTGCATTCGATCACTGTATGCTTGAAGACAATATTCACTGAGgaaccattgtctatgagcattcttcttacttcattatcaaagatTTCCAAAGTGACAACCAAAGTTGCATTGTGATGAGGGTTAACTCCTTCATAGTCCTTActgctgaaggatatcaccaggTCTGGGAGTGATTGGATTGAGAACACTTCTTCTCCGAAGTCCGGGCTCCGAGGTGGGGAGTGAGAGCCTCCTAGGACTACGTTGACTACATTCTTTCCTCTCTTTTGTGCCTCCCCTCTGTTGTTAGTATCCCAAACTAGGTACTTATTCATATTTCCTTTCTTCACTTGGTcctcaatgaagtacttgagtgataagcaGTTCTCAGTCTTGTAACCATGGGTCTCATGATAATCGCACTGCCtattgtaaggcctgctctccggaggagtttgcattggCTTCGGAGGATAATAGAAAGGTTTATCTTTTACCTCCTTCAAGATTTCCTCCCGGGTCATACTGAGAGGAGTCCAGTCCGGCTCTTGCTTCGGCTCCCGGGGATGCTTCGCGGGTCCTGGATCGCTTTTTGGCTCTTGCTTAGGACCGAGTCTCTGAAAAACCAGAGTAGTTTGTCTCTCTTGGCCTTTTTGGTTTTGCTTGAACTTcttgtcctgatggtaacccccttttcAGTCGGTCATCAGTGTTCTTACTCCTGGACCCCCCATTCCGGGTCATCCTCATTGCCTGGAGCACATCGGTTTCCTTTATGAATCTGGCAGCCATGGAGTAAACTGCTGCCAGACTTTGTGGCTCCTTATTGATCAGTTTTACGATATATCTCTCATTGTGCTCTAGGTCCAAGTTTCTCCTGAAAATGCTCAAGGCCTCCCGCTCATCCAAAATCGAGACTTTGTTAATTGCTTCCTGGAACCGGCGCATATATGCAGAGATAGATTCATTGTCATGCTGTcggattgtctccaggtgacacatgtgcattttATGCATTTTATTTGCCCGAAATCTCCGAAGGAAGGAAGTGCGAAACTCCTTCCAACTATGGATGCTGCGGGAGGGGATTCTTCTGAACCATCTCTGGGCCCCTCCCTTGAGAGTTGAAgcgaagaaccttgatttcgtcaagtcattgtagtAATATATTTGCGCGATCTGCTCAAAGTAGTTCAGGTGTTCTTCCGGATCTCCCAGACCGTCAAAGGAGTCAAAGTTGTAGTGTTTCAAATCCCGCTGCCGGGGAATGGCCTCCAAGGAGTGGCTGAAAGGAGTTAATGTTTCTCCAATTTCTACTCCTGAGTCTCTGTCCATTTTTTCTTTGTAATTCATAGATCATGTCTTTTAGGTCCTTCTActcttctttttcttcatcatcagaaatcagctcCGGAGTGGGGTCCCTCCGGGTTCTCTTGGTCCTGGACTTAGCCAGTAGCTTTTCTTATTCTAATTGCATCCATTTCTGGATTTTTAGTTCAAGCTTTGCTTCTTCCTCTTTCCTAATTTGCTCCCGCATGTCTTCCAACCTTCTCTGCTTAGCAGCTTCCGCTTCTTTCTTATTACCTTGTTCCTTTTTGCTTTTCTTTCCCTTAGCTCCAATTCTATCAAATACAGATCTTTTTGATTGctgggagtccccggactcctcCGGTTCTTCCTCAAGTTCGGCTTCTTCTTGGATCCGGGTTTGCTCTTGCATGTAGAGCCTGATTGATTCTGCCAGTTCATCACTTGTAAGGTTGGCCATGTGCTCTTCGGCCACCGGAACGTTAGTGTACTTGTATTGGTTAAGCTCAATAAGGCTTCTGGCGTCCCTGGTGTTTACAATTCTCTCCATGACGGGAGTGTGTTgcaatggttgctcctggaacGCTTTGGCTCCTGCATCAAGGGCCTGAGATTGGTCCGACTCCTGGACCTGAGTACTAGAAGATGGTCTCCCAGAAGTCTGctttcctggtcttgccatttcTCAACAATACCAACAACAACCAACAACAATATGCTACAGAAAGTATcgatctaaggttgctttttgGAAATTGCGAAAACTACCCAGAATAATAACAAGTCACTAACAAATAGCTTCCTGGGACTAGTTTAAACAATCTTCTGGGACTACTCAACAATATGGTAGAATAAGTGTAACGGGGTTTTAGAACACAAATGCAATATTCAAACTAGAGCAAAATCGGGGTTCTAAAATGATCAAAGCTAACAATAACatacacaaacgtggcttaaatcaCCAAAACAGGGtacacaaacgtggcttaaatcaCCAAAACAGGGtacacaaacgtggcttaaatcaCCAAAACAGGGCTCACACAAATGTGGTCTAAAACAacgagcacacacaaacgtggcttaaataaaCAGAGCTTAGTTgcttgggttcttacaagttaaataaatggactctttcaagagcttgctgatgaaggtgaatccagggacaccgagacccaaggatggagagccccctccttctagcgccaaatgataactcctggtggcggggttGCTCCTTTAACGCcgtgcctggatccttcgccgccGTGGGGGTGTAGCTGTGGcggggttcctacaaaacaacaccggaagtggggtttgggtcccgcggcgcctccggtgtgagagtaagaactcgcttttagggaagatgaagatagatatgaatgcaaggtggctgtgtgtgtatatgagtgtgagagagtgattaaccccaaaaccttaccttcttgggctatttatagcccaaggatagggttttgggATTGGTACCTTTAAATCGTAGCCATCGGTTCTGGAAGCGGAGGACACCTGtttggagtggatgctttacacgtgtcagcgcgggactggtcgatgaatgttctgaggatcctctgacatgTGCCCTGATTATTCTCACGActgatgtgtgacagttgtccctgTCATGTGCTTGAGCCAGTGCCTAACGTGCTGAGATTTCTCAAGTTTGGGCTTGCGGGATTAGGCCAGTCAGGACTGGCAGTGCGTGGGACTAGACCGAGTTAGGAGTTCAGGACTAGTCCTTTCAGGAGCCATATGGAGTTAGGAGTCCTGGACTAGACCTTGcaggagctatatgtactatcaaCTTATGCGTGTAATTCAAATCTAAATCGTTTACTTAATTACTAATCCAGTTATTTTTATCAAGTCTGATCTGAAATATCATTAAGCTTCATCTATCATTTTTGAGCAGCAACTCTGATAAAAAGACAGTTGCATATACTGATTAAGAACAGGCTGCTTACACATTAGTAGTGATATGCATGTGAGCACTCTGGTCACCAATAACTAAACATGTGGCACTCTATACTTGATGCATGACATCAAAAGAGTTGGGGGCCAAACTACTCTTGGTGTTTTTGACAAAGGCAGCCAAACTACTCTACGTAGCCCAGAGATTTAAATCTTGTCGTGGTATGGTATTATATTCGATTCTCGCTCATTTTCcagatttttgaaaatttttcaaATTTGATAAGTTTTTGAATATCACTAAATTGTAATAAATTATTTATACTccatatttaatatttttgaattttaaaaagtcaaatgaaatccaaattgaatactctcagattttttaaaatctaaatagAATCTAAATTAAATATGCAGCCATAAAAGTATGGTAGACTCAGAAACAGAACAAGGAAAGCAGAAGAAAAAGATGAGCTCTCTTCCTCTTCATAGCTCCAGAGTGCACAAACTCTCAGCCATTATCAACATCTCACATACCTTCATTCACTTTATTGCTTTAGCCCTTCTAATATATTACAGGCTCTCTTCATTTCTTTACACCAACAGCAATAAAACAGTAAAACCTCCTTTTTTACCATGGCTTCTAACATTTTTATCAGAACTCATTCTTTCTCTTCTCTGGATTCTTCATCAACCTTACGGATGGCGTCCTCTTTCCCGTACTACCTTCCCCGAGAACTTACCAGAAGACGATAAGCTTCCGGGACTCGATGTTTTTGTATGCACTGCTGATCCTGTGAAGGAGCCTCCCTTGAATGTTATGAACACTGTTATATCTGCTATGGCTCTGGACTATCCACCAGAGAAGTTGTCAGTGTATTTATCCGATGATGGAGGATCTTCGGTTACGTTGCATGCGATTAGAGAGGCCTGGAGGTTTGCTAAGCCATGGATACGGTTTTGTAGAAGGTATGGAATTAAGACTAGGTGTCCTGAGCTTTATTTTGCTGCTGAGGATGGTGGTGATCACGGTGGCTATGATGACTTCTCTAAAGATAGAGAAAATATTAAGGTATACATAAGCGCATAATTCATATAGAGAAGTGCCTGTTTTTGAGGCATAATTAGCAGTATTTTGTTTGATATTAAGCAGTGGTTGCTTCCTCTATTTCATATATAACATATATTTCAATTTGGTATCTTTTTGTGTTGAATTTTCCGGTATTCAAACTATAGTCAAATTGTTTTCTTTTCTGAATGTACTAATAAGCTCCGGAGACATAAGTACTAAGAGAAGGTACTAGCATTTAACATTACTATTGACAGAGAATGTATGAGCAATTTGCTGAAAGTTTGGAGAAAGCTGGATCAGCTTGTATAGAAGAAGACAATCATGCCAGACTTGGCCAGACTCACCCCCCTTTTGTCGAGGTAAATGTATTATAATGTACTATGTACAAATAAGCAGCATCGATAATATAACTAGTTTCAATAATTTTAGTACCAGTTTATTGGAATTTATTTTGGATTCTTAGCAATATAGTAGTTGAAATAATTCTTTTACTTCCTTTTGCAGATAATACGTGATAATGACTTTAACAACACTGCAGATGGAAATGTAAAGATGCCTCTTGTTGCCTATGTTTCTCGAGAGAAAAGGATTGATTATCCACATCATTTCAAAGCAGGAGCCTTAAATGTTCTGGTTTgtacatataaatatataaagATCGGTTTATGTTTGTTTGTATATAGCGTAATATGGTCAGGGTATTTCATTATGCAGCTTAGGGTATCGGGTATTATAAGCAATTCACCATACATTTTAGTACTGGACTGTGACATGTACGTGAATGATGCAAGCTCTGCAAGACAAGCAATGTGCTTTCACCTTGATCAAAGAATCACTTCTTCACTGGCTTTCGTTCAATTTCCTCAGAGATTCCACAACATCAGTAACAATGACATCTATGGCTCTGCTTTGAAACCAGTATTTGAGGTATGAAATAGTAGCGTTTTGATTTAGATAATACTCTTTTAACCTTAGGGTGAAAGTGAAACCACTATAACGATCATGTAGCATACAATTGAAAGAAATCCCTAAGATTTGAGAAATGTGACACTGATGTCATCATGCTCAGTGCATAGTAGTTCTAGTCTAAGGACAAACAAAAGAAACAGAATGTAGCTATGACTTGGAGAGATGTATGAAGTAACATTGTTTGGGATACTTTGTCATTATTATTTACAGTTAAAATGGCCTGGACTTGATGGACTCAGAGGACCATTGATGTCTGGAACATGCTATTACATTAAAAGGAAGGCACTTTACGGAAATGGTCTGGAAGAAAAGGGTAAGGTCTACACTTCCATTTTCTACAAATTTTTAATGCAAATAAGTTCATCATTCCAAGTAAAGAAGCCGTAATCTGCAAATCTATGCCATGTGAAATAGTGTTACCTTGAATTTGTATTCAGGCACAGAAATATCCGAGCTCAAGTGCGCTCTTGGTATGTCTAACGAATTCCTTAAATCACTTGGAAAGAATATCTACAAATGCAACGACATGTACAGTGAGAAGTCAATGGACACGTTGATACCGGAAACCAAGTTACTTGCCTCTTGTCTATATGAAGAGAACACACAATGGGGTCAACAGGCAAGAGCACTACTTTGTTATGAACTTAGTAGTTATTTTCTTTCTATGTTCTCTCTTTTAAGCATACATAAAAGATCAgatttagtagtgtcttaatgaTCTGACAAAGTATACAAGTAGTAGTCTGATAGCAACTCTGCATAGTAGCCCTTGTGTTATTTGTTTGACCAAATGTAATTCATAAAAATTATCAATATTCATTTGAGTAAACGTAATTATGGCTAGCGATATTTATATATATGCATTGTAAAATTTGTTGCAGGAGGGATTCATGTATTTATCTGTCGTAGAAGATTACTTTACTGGATTTACCTTGCACTGCAAAGGAAGGAAGTCAGTTTTTTGCAATCCTTCGAATCCAGCATTCTTAGGAACTGCTACAACCAATTTAAACGACACATTAGTTCAAGGGACTCGATGGACTTTAGGCCTGCTTGAGGTAGTTTTTTCAAGATTCTGCCCTTTGATATATGGACCATCTAGAATGCCGATTCTTCAAGCAATGTGTTATCAACACTTAGCATTTCAGCCCTTCTATTGTCTACCAGTGTTTCTTTTAGCTACCATCCCCCAGCTCTGTCTCTTAAATCATATCCAATTATATCCAGAGGTAATCTATGCTATACTTGAATGCATATAACTTAAATGCTCCCGTAGTTTAAACGTTATCTTCTGATGTGATAATCTTTTCACAGGTTTCAAGTCCATGGTTCACTGTATTTTCACTTGTTTTCATATCTTCATTATTGAAATACTTAACGGACATAGTCCTTGCTGGAGGAACAATTCAGATGTGGTGGAACGAATGGCGTATGTGGATGATTAAATCAGTTACATCTTATTTCTACGGCACTTTAAATGGATTCAGGAATTGGCTAGGTATGAAGAAAGCCTATTTCACATTAACTACTAAAGTCGCTAATGAAGAACAATTTGAGAGATACCTAAAGGGAAAATTTGATTTCCAAGCATCACCTACGATACTTTACCCAATGGTAAGTTTAGTGATACTGAATTTAGTGTCCTTCACTTGGGGATTTGCAAGTGTGATTGTTTCAGGAGGATGGCGCCAAATGTTTGGACAAATTTTCCTGTCATTTCATGTCGTAATCGTGGGTTATCCGATCATAGAAGGGATGATATTACGCTGTGACAATGGCAGGATCCCTGGTTCTGTTACCTTACCATGTTTTGTTTTGGTTATGATGTACTTGTCTTTTGGTTCCCTTGTTCTCATGTATGTCAAATGATAATTAACAGTTTACTGCAtgctttttttttttttttttgactaattttgacttatagccttacaaatgagtatctgttctcaACAATTTTCGGGGTGAGCCATGATCGAACCCAGGATCTGGGACGACAGAGGATAAGCCCTTTACCACTTGAGCTATCCAACCGTGCTCAACAGTTTACTGCATGCTAAGCAGCTGCAGACATATAATAACAGAGTAAGGAGAGGAAGGACTAATATTTGCTTTCTCCACAAATTAATTTGTTTTTGTTGCTTTGATATTCAGATACTTGTCTACAGAGATTAAGTTGTGGAAGATAGAGATTTAAATCATCTTTAAATTGATCTCCTATTTATCATTGATTGTGCTTGTATATTACTAGCTTAACAATTAGCAGCTGAAATCTTGAAGCTAGCTAAACTCGGCCTACAATTTAAACTTTCTACTGTACTTCTGAGCTTGCATTTCTTATGTATATCTTGAGTAAAATATTTGGTGCATAAAATTGATTGGATACAAAAGtttgtacaaaataatatatattagcTTCTAATAATGAAGGAGTCCCTTGTATTTGTATTAATAAATCCAATTAAAATATCACGTAACCAAGTCATTTTATGCAAATTTTTGTACATAATTTTGTGCAACTAACATTACTCATATTTTACGGTATAGTACCCAACACCCAGGCTGCATAATGTTAAACTTGGCCCATTTCTATTGGCCCATTTCTATTCGTTTTTTAAGTAGACTGAGGTCTTAAAGATGGAGAAGTGAATGAGAGACAAATGTGCCGAATTAGAGACAAATTCTACCTAAAATTCAAGTAATATTGTGTAAATTGGAGACTGTCTTACTTTTtacttcaaaaatcaagatcctcCTCATTTATTATTTTGCTTTTAATTATAAGAATATAAGATATTTGTTCCCTTCCCCCACTTTAAAAATGTAACTggagttataataataatatattatatgataatattaatatgcaaaaataaaaaaatgttaaAATTACATACAATTACTAATAtctttttttaataattttttgggataataaatataatatcatgttcataataaaatattaaaatattggAAATGGTTGTAGAGCATCTTGTTATATATTTTTTATGAGAGAAAAATCTTGTCAAATTATTCATtcatttataaatttaaagtgttAGAAATATAATATATCGTAATTTTATATTGATATTTAATATCACTTACTTGAAGCCTATTTTAAGTTATTTTGTAATCATATTTTAATATAGATATTAGAGATGGATTATAGATGGATTTTTTTACCCGTGACAAATGACGGTGAACATGACGGAAATGAGCTAAATAATAACTTATCCTAATTACTccttaaaaaataaaattaaacaaataaCTGATCTTAATTACATATTCCCTCCAAAAAAACTAAATGATTAAAAATGTGATAAATAATTATAATCAGCATTTTGGGCACattaattaatattaaggatATATATGTTGGTCCATACGTAAACAGAACTTATACCGATCGAGACTTGACTCATCAAGGGTTAAACCCTATGGCAACAACAGTCGGTTTTATGATTAAATCGACCAAAGAAAGCCTGGCGAAACTTCTTCTGGGCCCATTTTTGGGTGAATAAATTTGTCTTCTAACATGTTAACTAAAATCGACCGCCTTTTTCGATCGACAACGTGA from Apium graveolens cultivar Ventura chromosome 5, ASM990537v1, whole genome shotgun sequence includes the following:
- the LOC141661166 gene encoding uncharacterized protein LOC141661166, whose protein sequence is MDRDSGVEIGETLTPFSHSLEAIPRQRDLKHYNFDSFDGLGDPEEHLNYFEQIAQIYYYNDLTKSRFFASTLKGGAQRWFRRIPSRSIHSWKEFRTSFLRRFRANKMHKMHMCHLETIRQHDNESISAYMRRFQEAINKVSILDEREALSIFRRNLDLEHNERYIVKLINKEPQSLAAVYSMAARFIKETDVLQAMRMTRNGGSRSKNTDDRLKRGLPSGQEVQAKPKRPRETNYSGFSETRS
- the LOC141659316 gene encoding cellulose synthase-like protein G2; the protein is MVDSETEQGKQKKKMSSLPLHSSRVHKLSAIINISHTFIHFIALALLIYYRLSSFLYTNSNKTVKPPFLPWLLTFLSELILSLLWILHQPYGWRPLSRTTFPENLPEDDKLPGLDVFVCTADPVKEPPLNVMNTVISAMALDYPPEKLSVYLSDDGGSSVTLHAIREAWRFAKPWIRFCRRYGIKTRCPELYFAAEDGGDHGGYDDFSKDRENIKRMYEQFAESLEKAGSACIEEDNHARLGQTHPPFVEIIRDNDFNNTADGNVKMPLVAYVSREKRIDYPHHFKAGALNVLLRVSGIISNSPYILVLDCDMYVNDASSARQAMCFHLDQRITSSLAFVQFPQRFHNISNNDIYGSALKPVFELKWPGLDGLRGPLMSGTCYYIKRKALYGNGLEEKGTEISELKCALGMSNEFLKSLGKNIYKCNDMYSEKSMDTLIPETKLLASCLYEENTQWGQQEGFMYLSVVEDYFTGFTLHCKGRKSVFCNPSNPAFLGTATTNLNDTLVQGTRWTLGLLEVVFSRFCPLIYGPSRMPILQAMCYQHLAFQPFYCLPVFLLATIPQLCLLNHIQLYPEVSSPWFTVFSLVFISSLLKYLTDIVLAGGTIQMWWNEWRMWMIKSVTSYFYGTLNGFRNWLGMKKAYFTLTTKVANEEQFERYLKGKFDFQASPTILYPMVSLVILNLVSFTWGFASVIVSGGWRQMFGQIFLSFHVVIVGYPIIEGMILRCDNGRIPGSVTLPCFVLVMMYLSFGSLVLMYVK